One window from the genome of Garra rufa chromosome 1, GarRuf1.0, whole genome shotgun sequence encodes:
- the tob1a gene encoding protein Tob1a, whose product MQLEIQVALNFIISYLYNKLPRRRVNIFGEELERQLKQKYEGHWYPDKPYKGSGFRCIHVGEKVDPVVEQAAKESGLDIEDVRNNLPQDLSVWIDPFEVSYQIGEKGPVKVLYVDDSNENGLELDKEIKNSFNPEAQVFMPISEPLGMSPTSSSPSPPFGQSAAVSPTFMRRSTQPLTFTTASFAATKFGSTKMKSNGRNANKVTRNSPTNLGLNVNNLLKQKAMSTSMHSLYGVGLGAQPQKPSALSPNAKEFVFPNLQGQGSPSAMFPGETSLNLSPLPYNNAFDVFAAYGGLNEKSLMDSLNFSLSNMQYSNQQFQPVMAN is encoded by the coding sequence ATGCAGCTTGAAATCCAAGTAGCACTCAACTTCATCATTTCGTACTTGTACAATAAGCTGCCCAGGCGACGCGTCAACATTTTCGGCGAGGAGTTGGAGCGGCAGCTGAAACAGAAATACGAGGGACACTGGTACCCGGACAAGCCATACAAAGGGTCTGGATTCAGGTGTATACACGTCGGGGAGAAAGTGGACCCAGTTGTGGAGCAAGCAGCCAAAGAAAGTGGGTTGGACATTGAGGATGTCCGCAACAACCTGCCTCAGGACCTCAGTGTCTGGATTGATCCTTTTGAGGTGTCTTATCAGATTGGGGAGAAGGGACCCGTCAAGGTGCTCTATGTGGACGACAGTAATGAGAACGGCTTGGAGTTGGACAAGGAGATCAAGAACAGCTTTAACCCAGAGGCCCAGGTCTTCATGCCCATTAGCGAACCCCTAGGCATGTCCCCCACCTCCAGTTCCCCGTCCCCGCCGTTCGGTCAGTCGGCGGCGGTTAGCCCCACCTTCATGCGCCGTTCCACGCAACCTCTAACCTTTACCACTGCCAGCTTCGCCGCCACCAAATTTGGCTCCACAAAAATGAAAAGCAACGGGCGGAACGCCAACAAGGTGACCCGAAACTCCCCCACCAACCTGGGCCTGAATGTAAACAACCTCCTGAAGCAGAAAGCCATGTCCACATCCATGCATTCGCTCTACGGCGTCGGCTTGGGCGCTCAGCCGCAGAAGCCCTCTGCCCTGTCTCCCAACGCCAAGGAGTTTGTGTTCCCCAATCTCCAGGGGCAGGGCAGCCCAAGTGCAATGTTCCCCGGGGAAACGTCCCTCAATCTCAGCCCTCTCCCGTACAATAATGCCTTTGACGTGTTTGCAGCCTATGGGGGCCTTAATGAGAAGTCCCTCATGGACAGCCTGAATTTCAGCTTGAGCAACATGCAGTATTCTAACCAGCAATTCCAGCCAGTCATGGCCAACTAG